A portion of the Gallus gallus isolate bGalGal1 chromosome 16, bGalGal1.mat.broiler.GRCg7b, whole genome shotgun sequence genome contains these proteins:
- the LOC121106955 gene encoding uncharacterized protein LOC121106955, with amino-acid sequence MTSQSGAPLSPPGSFPAVSLRFLRCFTACGRTGPRFPRLLPAVPVGEAPPGRRLRSSPVSRGSRGTVAVCRRPPRPLRAPMGAAESRLDPAMEHLGKERAALAAQLEAVQRCEREGRSLPALL; translated from the coding sequence ATGACGTCCCAGAGCGGAGCGCCGCTCAGTCCGCCGGGGTCGTTCCCCGCCGTGTCCCTGCGCTTCCTGCGCTGCTTCACGGCCTGCGGACGCACCGGGCCGCGTTTCCCGCGGTTGCTGCCCGCTGTCCCCGTGGGCGAAGCGCCGCCCGGCCGACGGCTGAGATCCTCTCCCGTGTCTCGCGGTTCCCGCGGGACGGTCGCCGTTTGCCGTCGGCCGCCTCGGCCTCTTCGTGCCCCAATGGGAGCTGCCGAGTCCCGGCTTGACCCAGCGATGGAGCACCTGGGAAAGGAGCGGGCAGCCCTGGCGGCACAGCTGGAGGCGGTGCAGCGGTGTGAGCGGGAGGGGCGGAGCCTGCCCGCACTGCTCTGA
- the LOC121106502 gene encoding C-type lectin domain family 2 member I-like isoform X5 — protein MMRFQGPANCWIGLHREEEDAQWTWSDGTAFTNWFELRGGGRCAYLNGDRISSSLCHLHKHWVCSRADHYVLWKQKVHPQ, from the exons ATGATGCGCTTCCAGGGCCCGGCAAACTGTTGGAtcgggctgcacagggaagaagaggacgCCCAGTGGACATGGAGCGATGGCACAGCCTTCACCAACTG GTTCGAGCTGCGAGGTGGAGGCCGATGTGCGTACCTGAACGGGGACAGGATCAGCTCATCCCTGTGCCACCTACAcaagcactgggtctgcagcagagctgaccacTACGTCCTCTGGAAGCAAAAGGTGCACCCACAATGA
- the LOC121106502 gene encoding C-type lectin domain family 2 member D-like isoform X1: MQSVQIPILKHKVSTPAEGERLNHFSEHKAAPEPTAHQRRRIPTSSDPQLPEEDVQILLLESNTSTPAMGEGDQQETFSEHQAAPEPLGQSGGHQWGSWCHGMGRRRSCVQLIAVHAALGALILMLVVLVISTVCRRAPIPPFSAFGHACPNAWVGFQGKCYYFSKEENDWNSSREHCSAHGASLATIGSAEEMDFMMRFQGPANCWIGLHREEEDAQWTWSDGTAFTNWFELRGGGRCAYLNGDRISSSLCHLHKHWVCSRADHYVLWKQKVHPQ, from the exons ATG CAGTCTGTGCAAATACCAATACTGAAGCACAAGGTTTCCACGCCTGCAGAGGGAGAACGACTGAACCATTtctcagagcacaaagcagcaccagaacCCACAGCACACCAGAGGAGAAGGATCCCAACAAG TTctgacccccagctcccagaagaGGATGTACAGATATTGCTGCTGGAGTCCAATACTTCCACACCCGCTATGGGAGAAGGAGACcaacaggaaacattttcagagcacCAAGCAGCACCAGAGCCCCTTGGGCAGAGTGGAGGACACCAATGGG GTTCCTGGTGCCATGGGATGGGAAGAAGGAGATCCTGTGTGCAGCTCATTGCCGTGCATGCAGCGCTGGGAGCACTCATCCTcatgctggtggtgctggtgatATCGACCG TGTGTCGGCGGGCCCCCATCCCACCTTTCTCAGCCTTTGGCCACGCATGCCCCAACGCCTGGGTCGGATTCCAGgggaaatgctattatttttcgAAGGAGGAGAAtgattggaacagcagcagggagcactgcagtgcccacGGAGCTTCCCTGGCCACCATAGGCAGTGCGGAGGAGATG GATTTCATGATGCGCTTCCAGGGCCCGGCAAACTGTTGGAtcgggctgcacagggaagaagaggacgCCCAGTGGACATGGAGCGATGGCACAGCCTTCACCAACTG GTTCGAGCTGCGAGGTGGAGGCCGATGTGCGTACCTGAACGGGGACAGGATCAGCTCATCCCTGTGCCACCTACAcaagcactgggtctgcagcagagctgaccacTACGTCCTCTGGAAGCAAAAGGTGCACCCACAATGA
- the LOC121106502 gene encoding C-type lectin domain family 2 member D-like isoform X2, producing the protein MSVQIPILKHKVSTPAEGERLNHFSEHKAAPEPTAHQRRRIPTSSDPQLPEEDVQILLLESNTSTPAMGEGDQQETFSEHQAAPEPLGQSGGHQWGSWCHGMGRRRSCVQLIAVHAALGALILMLVVLVISTVCRRAPIPPFSAFGHACPNAWVGFQGKCYYFSKEENDWNSSREHCSAHGASLATIGSAEEMDFMMRFQGPANCWIGLHREEEDAQWTWSDGTAFTNWFELRGGGRCAYLNGDRISSSLCHLHKHWVCSRADHYVLWKQKVHPQ; encoded by the exons ATG TCTGTGCAAATACCAATACTGAAGCACAAGGTTTCCACGCCTGCAGAGGGAGAACGACTGAACCATTtctcagagcacaaagcagcaccagaacCCACAGCACACCAGAGGAGAAGGATCCCAACAAG TTctgacccccagctcccagaagaGGATGTACAGATATTGCTGCTGGAGTCCAATACTTCCACACCCGCTATGGGAGAAGGAGACcaacaggaaacattttcagagcacCAAGCAGCACCAGAGCCCCTTGGGCAGAGTGGAGGACACCAATGGG GTTCCTGGTGCCATGGGATGGGAAGAAGGAGATCCTGTGTGCAGCTCATTGCCGTGCATGCAGCGCTGGGAGCACTCATCCTcatgctggtggtgctggtgatATCGACCG TGTGTCGGCGGGCCCCCATCCCACCTTTCTCAGCCTTTGGCCACGCATGCCCCAACGCCTGGGTCGGATTCCAGgggaaatgctattatttttcgAAGGAGGAGAAtgattggaacagcagcagggagcactgcagtgcccacGGAGCTTCCCTGGCCACCATAGGCAGTGCGGAGGAGATG GATTTCATGATGCGCTTCCAGGGCCCGGCAAACTGTTGGAtcgggctgcacagggaagaagaggacgCCCAGTGGACATGGAGCGATGGCACAGCCTTCACCAACTG GTTCGAGCTGCGAGGTGGAGGCCGATGTGCGTACCTGAACGGGGACAGGATCAGCTCATCCCTGTGCCACCTACAcaagcactgggtctgcagcagagctgaccacTACGTCCTCTGGAAGCAAAAGGTGCACCCACAATGA
- the LOC121106502 gene encoding C-type lectin domain family 2 member B-like isoform X4: MGEGDQQETFSEHQAAPEPLGQSGGHQWGSWCHGMGRRRSCVQLIAVHAALGALILMLVVLVISTVCRRAPIPPFSAFGHACPNAWVGFQGKCYYFSKEENDWNSSREHCSAHGASLATIGSAEEMDFMMRFQGPANCWIGLHREEEDAQWTWSDGTAFTNWFELRGGGRCAYLNGDRISSSLCHLHKHWVCSRADHYVLWKQKVHPQ, from the exons ATGGGAGAAGGAGACcaacaggaaacattttcagagcacCAAGCAGCACCAGAGCCCCTTGGGCAGAGTGGAGGACACCAATGGG GTTCCTGGTGCCATGGGATGGGAAGAAGGAGATCCTGTGTGCAGCTCATTGCCGTGCATGCAGCGCTGGGAGCACTCATCCTcatgctggtggtgctggtgatATCGACCG TGTGTCGGCGGGCCCCCATCCCACCTTTCTCAGCCTTTGGCCACGCATGCCCCAACGCCTGGGTCGGATTCCAGgggaaatgctattatttttcgAAGGAGGAGAAtgattggaacagcagcagggagcactgcagtgcccacGGAGCTTCCCTGGCCACCATAGGCAGTGCGGAGGAGATG GATTTCATGATGCGCTTCCAGGGCCCGGCAAACTGTTGGAtcgggctgcacagggaagaagaggacgCCCAGTGGACATGGAGCGATGGCACAGCCTTCACCAACTG GTTCGAGCTGCGAGGTGGAGGCCGATGTGCGTACCTGAACGGGGACAGGATCAGCTCATCCCTGTGCCACCTACAcaagcactgggtctgcagcagagctgaccacTACGTCCTCTGGAAGCAAAAGGTGCACCCACAATGA
- the LOC121106502 gene encoding killer cell lectin-like receptor subfamily G member 1 isoform X3 — MQSVQIPILKHKVSTPAEGERLNHFSEHKAAPEPTAHQRRRIPTSSDPQLPEEDVQILLLESNTSTPAMGEGDQQETFSEHQAAPEPLGQSGGHQWGSWCHGMGRRRSCVQLIAVHAALGALILMLVVLVISTVCRRAPIPPFSAFGHACPNAWVGFQGKCYYFSKEENDWNSSREHCSAHGASLATIGSAEEMDFMMRFQGPANCWIGLHREEEDAQWTWSDGTAFTNWRGSPSFSQCIGAPFPFSSLLGTGSSCEVEADVRT, encoded by the exons ATG CAGTCTGTGCAAATACCAATACTGAAGCACAAGGTTTCCACGCCTGCAGAGGGAGAACGACTGAACCATTtctcagagcacaaagcagcaccagaacCCACAGCACACCAGAGGAGAAGGATCCCAACAAG TTctgacccccagctcccagaagaGGATGTACAGATATTGCTGCTGGAGTCCAATACTTCCACACCCGCTATGGGAGAAGGAGACcaacaggaaacattttcagagcacCAAGCAGCACCAGAGCCCCTTGGGCAGAGTGGAGGACACCAATGGG GTTCCTGGTGCCATGGGATGGGAAGAAGGAGATCCTGTGTGCAGCTCATTGCCGTGCATGCAGCGCTGGGAGCACTCATCCTcatgctggtggtgctggtgatATCGACCG TGTGTCGGCGGGCCCCCATCCCACCTTTCTCAGCCTTTGGCCACGCATGCCCCAACGCCTGGGTCGGATTCCAGgggaaatgctattatttttcgAAGGAGGAGAAtgattggaacagcagcagggagcactgcagtgcccacGGAGCTTCCCTGGCCACCATAGGCAGTGCGGAGGAGATG GATTTCATGATGCGCTTCCAGGGCCCGGCAAACTGTTGGAtcgggctgcacagggaagaagaggacgCCCAGTGGACATGGAGCGATGGCACAGCCTTCACCAACTG gagaggcagccccagcttttcTCAGTGCATCGGGGcacctttcccattctcctccctcttgGGCACAGGTTCGAGCTGCGAGGTGGAGGCCGATGTGCGTACCTGA
- the LOC121106943 gene encoding C-type lectin domain family 2 member E-like: MQSVQIPILKHKVSTPAEGERLNHSSEHKAAPEPPAHQRRRIPTSSDPQLPEEDVHISVLESNTSTPAMGEGDQQETFLEHQAAPEPLGQSGGLQWGSWCHGMGRRTSCVQLIAVHAALGALILVLVVILTVCWRAPIPPFPGFAHVCPNAWVGFQGKCCYFLKGENDWNSSREHCNAHGASLATIGSAEEMDFMMRFQGPANCWIGLHREEEDALWTWSNVTAFTNWFELRGGGRCAYLNGDRISSSLCHLHKHWVCSRADHYVLWKQKAHPQ; the protein is encoded by the exons ATG CAGTCTGTGCAAATACCAATACTGAAGCACAAGGTTTCCACGCCTGCAGAAGGAGAACGACTGAACCATTCgtcagagcacaaagcagcaccagaacCCCCAGCACACCAGAGGAGAAGGATCCCAACAAG TTctgacccccagctcccagaagaGGATGTGCACATATCGGTGCTGGAGTCCAATACTTCCACACCCGCTATGGGAGAAGGAGAccaacaggaaacatttttagaGCACCAAGCAGCACCGGAGCCTCTTGGGCAGAGTGGAGGACTCCAATGGG GTTCCTGGTGCCATGGGATGGGAAGAAGGACATCCTGTGTGCAGCTCATTGCCGTGCATGCAGCGCTGGGAGCACTCATCCTCGTGCTGGTGGTGATATTGACCG TGTGTTGGCGGGCCCCCATCCCACCTTTCCCAGGCTTTGCCCACGTGTGCCCCAACGCTTGGGTCGGATTCCAGGggaaatgctgttattttttgaaGGGGGAGAAtgattggaacagcagcagggagcactgcaatGCCCACGGAGCTTCCCTGGCCACCATAGGCAGTGCGGAGGAGATG GATTTCATGATGCGCTTCCAGGGCCCGGCAAACTGTTGGAtcgggctgcacagggaagaagaggacgCCCTGTGGACATGGAGCAATGTCACAGCCTTCACCAACTG gtttgagctgcgaggtgGAGGCCGATGTGCGTACCTGAACGGGGACAGGATCAGCTCATCCCTGTGCCACCTACAcaagcactgggtctgcagcagagctgaccacTACGTCCTCTGGAAGCAAAAGGCGCACCCACAATGA